In Halorhabdus rudnickae, the following proteins share a genomic window:
- a CDS encoding ABC transporter ATP-binding protein yields MAQDRTAAVELRAITKRFGDVVANDEVDFTLEEGSVHALLGENGSGKTTLMSILYGLYERDSGEVIINGEPTTFDSPRDAIEAGVGMIHQHFQLVEPMTVLQNIVLGNEPTHNGLVDQDDAREDVLEICEHYGFDVDQYLDTPVRELDLGVRQRVEIVKSLYREADILVLDEPTAVLTPQEVETLLDVMQELSARGRSLIFITHKLNEAMRAADEITVLRDGQAVGTVEAEETSRQELARMMVGRDVLFETDDRETEPGADVFAVEDLHAQGDRGLEQVKGVNFSVRKGEILGVAGVQGNGQSEFVEALTGLRPATEGTITFDGEDITGTDRRERIELGITYIPEDRVAEGLVMDYSLVRNALLGNQTIDSFTENGFLDWQAVRDHTDSILDTYDIQPNDPDTSAESLSGGNQQKFIVGREIEHDPDVIVAMNPTHGVDIGSIEFIHNRLIEMRDQGMAVILASSKLDEIQKLADRIAVMYEGEFVDVVDPSTVTEEELGLMMTGSGPPMTDEPAADALQKGER; encoded by the coding sequence ATGGCGCAAGATAGAACTGCGGCCGTAGAACTGCGAGCGATCACCAAGCGGTTCGGCGACGTGGTCGCCAACGACGAGGTTGATTTCACACTCGAGGAAGGGTCTGTCCACGCCTTGCTTGGCGAGAACGGGTCCGGCAAGACAACGCTGATGAGTATTTTGTACGGGCTTTACGAACGGGACAGCGGTGAGGTTATCATCAACGGCGAGCCGACCACCTTTGACTCACCGCGGGACGCGATCGAGGCAGGCGTCGGCATGATCCACCAGCACTTCCAGCTCGTCGAGCCGATGACCGTCCTCCAGAACATTGTACTCGGCAACGAACCAACCCACAACGGTCTCGTCGATCAGGACGACGCCAGGGAGGACGTGTTAGAAATTTGTGAACATTATGGTTTCGATGTCGATCAATACCTCGACACGCCGGTTCGCGAACTCGATCTTGGGGTTCGTCAGCGCGTCGAAATCGTCAAAAGCCTCTATCGAGAGGCTGACATCCTGGTGCTTGACGAACCGACGGCCGTGCTCACGCCCCAGGAGGTCGAAACCTTGCTCGACGTGATGCAGGAACTCTCCGCGCGAGGGCGTTCGTTGATCTTCATCACGCACAAACTCAACGAAGCGATGCGCGCGGCCGACGAAATTACCGTGTTGCGTGACGGCCAGGCTGTCGGAACGGTTGAGGCCGAAGAGACGTCCCGCCAGGAACTCGCTCGGATGATGGTCGGCCGAGACGTCCTTTTCGAGACAGACGACAGAGAGACGGAACCGGGTGCGGACGTCTTCGCGGTCGAGGACCTGCACGCCCAGGGTGATCGCGGCCTCGAACAGGTGAAGGGGGTCAATTTTTCAGTCCGAAAGGGCGAGATCCTTGGCGTGGCTGGCGTCCAGGGTAACGGCCAGTCGGAATTCGTCGAGGCACTCACTGGCTTGCGACCTGCGACCGAAGGCACGATCACGTTCGATGGCGAGGACATCACCGGCACGGATCGTCGTGAACGTATCGAGTTGGGCATCACGTACATCCCCGAAGATCGGGTGGCCGAAGGACTGGTCATGGATTACTCGCTGGTTCGCAATGCGTTGCTCGGCAACCAGACGATCGATTCGTTCACCGAAAACGGCTTTCTCGACTGGCAGGCCGTCAGGGATCACACGGACTCGATCCTCGACACGTACGACATCCAGCCCAACGATCCAGACACCAGCGCAGAGTCGCTTTCGGGCGGCAACCAGCAGAAGTTCATCGTCGGTCGCGAGATCGAACACGATCCGGACGTGATCGTCGCGATGAACCCGACCCACGGGGTCGATATCGGTTCGATCGAGTTTATCCACAATCGCTTGATCGAGATGCGCGATCAGGGAATGGCCGTGATACTCGCCTCCTCGAAGCTCGACGAGATCCAGAAACTGGCCGACCGGATCGCCGTGATGTACGAAGGCGAATTCGTCGACGTGGTCGACCCGTCGACGGTCACCGAAGAGGAACTCGGACTCATGATGACCGGCTCTGGCCCCCCGATGACAGACGAGCCAGCCGCCGACGCGCTTCAAAAAGGTGAGCGCTGA